The nucleotide window CGAGGAAGTGCTATTCTGCCATCTACTGACTTTGTGGATActgcaccacaaagacacacagcagaAACCAACTTCTGAGGGTTTTGAAGATCAAGAGCAACCAGATTGTTTCGATCTTAAAAGTTTCCACTAATTTAGGaggacacaaataaaaaataaaaagttgtttttgtgccaattgaattaatttttcaaaatatttttgacaatgaaatcaCATCAAATTATCAGTTATTTCTCAAACAAAAATACCAAATGAACTGAacgtttttcagctttttttgtgGCGATTAGCTGCTTTCTTTGGTCTTTTTAAtttgatatgtatatatatatatatatatatatatatatatatatatatatatatatttggaattTGGACGGTTAATTACACAAATCAATTCATTTGAAGATGTCTCATCTGAATCAAGGACATTCTGATTATTTCCACATATTAAAAATGTCTAATCAACAGCTGCCCAATTTCTAATAATTAATGATTGTTATCACATTGCTGCATTAATATATGAAACCtaacacaggcacacaaagagacaagaGAGATAATATTAGCAATTCCGTTTAAGGAGATGAAATAAGCTTCTTCAAACGATACATCATAGTGGCTGCTAAATAGTTTTATTTCCAAATACTGATTGATAAATTGATGTTACGTTGTCAGTTCAGCTATAACCCAAACTCCACCATAGAAGTTAGCGCAAGTTAACCTAAGAGCTACTGGGAGAAATGAAGCAGGACTATTGATTTAAGTGAGTTTTACCTGACGTGAAGACTGCTACCTTTAGATATACCTTATGGGGAAATGTAACGTTACTGCACTTCCTCAAATCCCAAACGATAGCCAACCGCACCGAAAATGTCAACAGAATTGTTATTCTTCTAGCTGTGAAAATATATTGTGTCTGAACATGTAGAGCGGtgagaaggataaagacataATAACACGAGACAGTCGCACCTTCACGCTGCAGCACTGTTATAATCCATGTGCGGCGAGCTGTCACCCCGGCGCCATACTGTCTTTGCTGAGGCGCCTGTTAAAACCGCACAGCTCGTTCACTGTGAGACTCAACCTCGTGTTGTTTCAACCGCTTCTGCTGTGTTTATAAAGCGTTAAATCATTATAATGGCTAGTTAACCTCTTTCCGCGCCACGTGTGATCGCAGGTTATTTGGAATTCTCTTCCGGGCTGGAAACTGGGGGCGGGGCTACCGGTGATGACGCCTCAGCCGCCAAAATCAAACACATCCGCAACTACAAGTGGATGTTTTCATCCAAAGCAGCGTAACGTACATTATTCCACACAACACAAATACTCCCAGAACATGGAGGTGGCGACTACAAAAGGTAACCCGGACTGGGGTAGAGGTAGTTTACCGGTACAACTAACGTTATCTAACGTTAACTGGTACGTTGCCGTTAGCCATTGGTAGTTTTTCATTAGCTTAATGCTAGTTGAAGCAATCGCAGTCCTCAACGTTTATGAACTTAACATAAGCAAAACCCCACACATGTCGTTTGAAGGTTAACCCGATAGGACTGCTCGTTCCTCCGCAGGTGTTTTGAGTCATCTCAGTCGCCTGGAAGTTCAGAAAAGAAGCCTGAAGAGTCAACCTCAGCAGCCGGGTGGTGTGAAGGCGCTGAGGGCGACGGTGGAGGCGCTTCTGACGCAGAGGGACCAGCTGAGAGCAGAGATCCAGACTCACAAGGTGACGTTTCGTTCcatctacatcacagagggaaaCCTCGTACTTCTTACTCTCCTATACGCAGCTCGGAATCACCTGTTTCACATACAAGGATTCCACTTTTTATGTCTCGTTTTTTTGGGCCAAAGGCACCAAAGGATCGAGATAGACGAggatttattttactttcagaTTACCGTTCATCTTCCCGCTCAGTGAAAACCATGTGATTCCAAATTGGacaaatttgctgttgatttttCTGCACACTGACTACGTTTTGCATTGTAAGATAAAGTATCATGGTTggttttgaatgcaggactttaGTCCGTGTGGTTGTAGTATCTGAACGCTTCTTTCTGAAGATTTCTGTGACTTTAAAAAAGTGGCCCCTTCTATCAGCAACTACCGTGTGAATTTCTTGTACCTTCTTGTTGGCTGATTCGTTATTCGGTACACCGTCCTGCTACAGAATATCAAGAAACTGAGGGTGTCTATGGACAAGCAGTGTacaaacgaagaagaagaaacggagGAGGGAATGGACGAAGACTCCGAGAACTCAAACCTGCTGCGGCTGATGGCCAGACATACACAACTGAAAGACCTCCTGCATGCTCACAACGTCGTTGGTATCTGTCGTTCACCCATTTAATATTGAGATGTTGTTACACATGTCTTCTATCTGTCTGAGATGCATCAACGTGTCCTAATCCAACTTCTTGACGTCCCTCAGGTGGGTACAACGTTGTAAAGACCCGTCAAGgtaaaggagtgtgtgtgtctgtggcaaCGTTCTACGAGGGCGTTTACTTGAACACTTACAACCTGGAGATCGACGTGAAGCCGACCGTGAGGATTAGTCGTCACAATGTTCCTCCGTTTATTCCTTTGAACAACCTGGCTGAGCAGAGCAACATGCAGACGGACCTTCGGACTCTTCTGGACCCCCTCAGCCAACATCTCAACGCCTTTGCCGGTCGCCAGCAGCAGTTTAAGTTTGTTAAGGTGCCCGATTCAGTTTTtttatggatgtgtgtgtgtgtgtgtgtgtgtgtaataaatcTGACAAATCTCGGTTTGTCAGGTGATGTAGAAGTGGCTGCTCTGATCTCAAATATGAAACCATTAGACAATTGTCTAAGAAAATTGTTGTCTTTACTTGATGAGTCAATCCACAGAAATAActgtaaaacatttgaataGTTTACTGTTTAGTCAGTTTCATAAAGCAAAGATACCACACTTACAATTGTTATTATCTTGGAGTGTTAATATTCATCTATGATGCTGAACAGATATTGGACATTTTGTACTGATGTCTAACATTTTATTGACCATATAATTAATCAAAAAAATCATTCAATAGATGAAAATgtatatgaaaaaaacaaaagcggtacaaaaatgttttgtactgtttcttttcatatttttataaCTTATgacattaatatattatatagatgACATATAATAATATCAGCTGACCACTTTATCAATTAATAAAACCTGCAGtaatttttacacattttcttcAAATCTTCAGATGTAAGATAGTGAGAAATTAATTATTTCTTTACTCGACATTTTATACTTTCATACTctctcaaaagaaaaataactagCAATATTCATCCCATAATCTGTTCTGGTGGTAAACGCACTGAACCTGTCGTCCTGCTTGTTTCTCAGGAGCTCCATAAGTctgtggaggtgatggagagtaACGTGTTGTGTTCATTACTGGTGCTGAAGTTCACCGTCCCCAGAGAGAAGACGGCTGTTCTCTGCTCCCTCGACTACACTGACTGCACCAGAAGTCTTCCCACACGAGTCCACTTTGAATCTGACGGTAGGATTTGTTTAGTTCAGAAGTTTCCcagattttacattacatgtcatttagctgacgcttttatcaaaAGGGACttataagtgcattcaaccatagggtacaaactcagaggagcaagaaacaagaaagtgcaatttccacaaataagccaatttacaatttgctatagatgagtggcgttacaagtacaatttaagtgctacaatttgttagtctttagtcgaggtagtgtgaagaggtgtgtctttagtttgcggcggaagatgtgaaggttctctgcggtcctggtgtcttcagagagctcgttccaccatttcggcgcaaggacagcgaagagtcgagatctagtccagtgttttgctctcagtgagggagaaacgagcagtttagcagatgcagagcggagagtgcgggtcgggatgtcgggtttgaccatgtcctggatgtaagctggacccatccattcacagcatggtacgtgagcaccaacgttttgaactggatgcgggtgGCCACCGGTAGGCAGTGAAGAAAGCGGAGGAGTGAAATTCTCCCTTTGGGAGAATTttagaccagtcgagctgctgcattctggatgagctgcagagcttgaatggcggtagcagggagacctgccaggagcgagttgcagtagtccaggcgggagatgacaagagcctgaatcctgcgctgccttctgagtgagaagaggacgtattctcctgatgttgtagagcgtgtatctacgcTGATGCCACCGAGCTGATGGCAAAGGACTGCAACTcaaatctcttctttttttcttcttctttttttgcagacGAGGAGCTTCCTGAGTCTCCAGTGTGGAAAACACACTGCAGCTTTCTCATGGAGACTCCTGTGCACAAAGCGTTGATAACAATGAGGAAGACGGGGAATATCGTGTAATTTATTGAGATATATAATAAAGCCATTCTACATTTGAATAAACTCTGATTTATCTTTTACAATGAAACCGATACTTCaacttttggttttgttttgatgttgcaAACGTTTAGGTAAGACGCCGCATGTTCTACATGTATTTCCATGTTGCTTTTGTCCTTGAACTTTTATATGAATGCCGCCACCTCATTGCGTAAAGTCTCCCACTGAAACTGCCTCAGCGTTTCTATTTCCTCCTGGGCTTTCTGCTGTTGCCTGGCCAGCTCTTTTTCCGATATTGCTTCACCGCTTCATCTTCTTTCTTGTGATACTGGGAGTTGCTGGTGTACGATCTTCTGCCATCAGATGGTTGTAATTTGTGTTCTTCAATCTCCCTCACGGCGACGTTGACAGACGCTTTAGGCTCAACCCCTTTTACCATCCCCACTCGTCTGCGTTCGCTCTTCAGGGAGTCTGTTCTCTGCTTAAGCGTTTTGCGAGTGGACTTGTACTGCCGGGCCAACGTGTCCGGTTTATGCTGGAGCGCCCGTTCCTCTTATTATTCAGCACTTTCAAATTTTTTTTCAGCACTTACAAAAACAGGTGTCTGAAGCATTGATCCATTAGAAGATGGCTTgaaggagaaatgtgtttttgagtcACCAAAATAGAAACATAAGTTTTCTGTTTAAATTAGGAAGAGTTTGGTGTTTTCTTAACTGATTTCTGTCCTCTAAAGCGTTGTGTTCTGCAGGTGTTTTTATTGCTATGTCCGTCTCATTGTACGTTATGTAATAGCCTATTGTATCTGAAATAAAGTGAATGGGATTGTGGTGTGTGACATCgtagttgtttttttgacaaacatttatttgactTATTCAAGGGTTTTTTATGCGAATACTCTTCTTCCAGCTtctaaaatgttaatatttctTTGGCTTCTTTGATAGAAGAGTGAATCTCTTGAATTAGACTGCTGGTCAAGCAACACAAAGATGTTACTTGTATTTAACAAATCCATGTAAGGATATTATTGGCGCAGAGCCGTAGGGAAATCCACTTTTCTTCTGCAGTGTTCTGCCCCTCTGCTGGTTTGACCCCTCCCGCTAAACTGATGGCTCAATAAAACTTCCCCAAAGGTCCCTGCGCCATCTCAAAGTGGATGGACTGTTGACATCGTCGTCTGGTAAGTTGTTTTTGATGCTTTGGCATAATTCAAAGATAGCAGATGATTTAATGTCAAATGGACCAGATCTATGTACCCTTTGatactttttttctgctttcagGGGAGTATCTAATTGCTCGACATACACCATTAGAAAATACTCTCTTTGCTAATCTAGAAATTTAATAAAAGCAGGTGAATTGTATAGCTTCGAATTATTATGAATTCAAGTTTTACACAGTTTTGACTTGTGTATCAATACAGCTAAATGTTCATTTTGCATTCTATA belongs to Gasterosteus aculeatus chromosome 15, fGasAcu3.hap1.1, whole genome shotgun sequence and includes:
- the cenpo gene encoding centromere protein O, with the translated sequence MTPQPPKSNTSATTSGCFHPKQRNVHYSTQHKYSQNMEVATTKGVLSHLSRLEVQKRSLKSQPQQPGGVKALRATVEALLTQRDQLRAEIQTHKNIKKLRVSMDKQCTNEEEETEEGMDEDSENSNLLRLMARHTQLKDLLHAHNVVGGYNVVKTRQGKGVCVSVATFYEGVYLNTYNLEIDVKPTVRISRHNVPPFIPLNNLAEQSNMQTDLRTLLDPLSQHLNAFAGRQQQFKFVKELHKSVEVMESNVLCSLLVLKFTVPREKTAVLCSLDYTDCTRSLPTRVHFESDDEELPESPVWKTHCSFLMETPVHKALITMRKTGNIV